In Oscillatoria acuminata PCC 6304, a single window of DNA contains:
- a CDS encoding ImmA/IrrE family metallo-endopeptidase, whose translation MKVFNPYRFIDKKEIEQCANDLIKRIEEKRQRPLQWPLDASRIADFLDIGVVWQSIPPDERGSIAAMILPTQREIIINKDVPGLDGGFGQSTLAHEIGHWELHVNHRAVNQFIDRLHGEIQLDIVEPLLCRSVSGQLEKIEWQAQYFATCLLMPRHIMEAKQQGRDLTNSRHLQGMAKDIGVTTANLKHWLKDLKWIITSKGSQQIYLGDAAPSKR comes from the coding sequence GTGAAGGTATTCAATCCCTATCGTTTCATTGATAAAAAAGAAATTGAGCAATGCGCCAATGACCTGATCAAGCGTATAGAAGAAAAGCGGCAGCGACCTCTTCAATGGCCTCTTGATGCTAGTCGAATTGCTGATTTTTTGGATATCGGTGTTGTTTGGCAAAGCATACCTCCTGATGAGCGAGGGTCAATAGCAGCCATGATTTTACCAACACAACGGGAAATTATTATAAATAAAGATGTACCAGGATTGGATGGTGGATTTGGACAATCAACACTAGCACATGAAATTGGACATTGGGAACTTCACGTCAATCACCGGGCAGTTAATCAGTTTATAGACAGACTACATGGAGAGATTCAACTAGATATAGTAGAACCTTTGTTGTGCCGTAGTGTAAGCGGACAATTAGAAAAGATTGAATGGCAAGCTCAATATTTTGCGACTTGCTTGCTGATGCCGCGACACATCATGGAAGCTAAACAACAGGGACGTGATTTAACTAATAGTCGTCACCTCCAGGGAATGGCGAAAGATATAGGCGTAACAACAGCTAATCTAAAGCATTGGCTAAAAGATCTGAAATGGATTATTACTTCTAAAGGTTCTCAACAAATTTATTTAGGTGATGCTGCACCCAGTAAGCGTTAA